A window of the Henckelia pumila isolate YLH828 chromosome 3, ASM3356847v2, whole genome shotgun sequence genome harbors these coding sequences:
- the LOC140891175 gene encoding protein ALP1-like: MDQSFMLMLSNLLHLHNYLDPSTSPLFSDTAFSADASSPSSLLSSTSAAPLLFFTLASVLSYLASQAPKKSTSVAAGAKTSSPSSSKGPSEFSVAAFRALSTERIWAMEAPLRDAQWRSLYGLSYPVFTTVVDKLKPFITQSQLSLPSDYAVAMVLSRLSHGLTLKTLASRYGLEPYLISKITNMVTRLLATKLYPEFIKIPVSRRRLVDTIQGFQELTSLPNVCGAVDSTPIKLHKLSPDVINGSMYFCKHGFPSVLLQVVSDHKKIFWDVCVKAPGGYDDATHFRDSLLYNRLISEDVVWDKVINVRGQHVRPYIVGDWCFPLLPFLLTPFSYNRTGTPAQNTFDEALMKGRKAVEEAIGLLKGRWKILQDLNVGLNHAPQTIVACCVLHNLCQIAREPEPEVWQDPEENGQAPRVLENEKSLYYYGESLRQALADDLYQRLPSR; encoded by the coding sequence ATGGATCAATCTTTCATGCTTATGCTATCAAATCTCCTCCACCTCCACAACTACCTGGACCCCTCCACGTCCCCTCTCTTCTCCGACACCGCCTTCTCCGCCGATGCTTCGTCTCCTTCCAGTCTCCTCTCCTCCACCTCCGCTGCCCCGCTCCTCTTCTTCACACTCGCCTCCGTCCTTTCCTACCTCGCTTCTCAAGCCCCTAAAAAATCCACATCCGTCGCCGCCGGTGCTAAAACCTCCTCTCCGTCTTCCTCGAAAGGCCCTTCAGAATTCTCCGTTGCGGCCTTCCGGGCTCTGTCCACCGAGCGTATTTGGGCTATGGAAGCCCCTCTTCGCGATGCCCAATGGCGGTCTCTGTACGGCCTTTCGTATCCCGTCTTCACCACCGTCGTGGATAAGCTCAAACCTTTCATCACCCAGTCGCAGCTCTCCCTCCCCTCCGATTACGCCGTTGCGATGGTACTCTCCCGCCTCTCCCATGGCTTAACTCTCAAAACCCTAGCTTCTCGTTATGGCCTTGAACCCTACCTGATTTCCAAAATCACCAATATGGTTACCCGCCTTTTAGCCACAAAGCTTTACCCTGAATTCATCAAGATCCCTGTTTCACGTCGCCGTTTAGTGGACACCATTCAAGGGTTTCAGGAGCTTACGTCTCTGCCCAACGTCTGTGGTGCCGTTGATTCAACTCCAATCAAGCTTCACAAGCTCAGTCCCGATGTCATTAATGGTTCTATGTACTTTTGCAAACATGGGTTTCCATCAGTTCTGCTGCAAGTCGTCTCAgaccataaaaaaatattttgggacGTTTGTGTGAAAGCACCCGGTGGGTATGATGATGCCACCCATTTTCGTGACAGTTTATTGTACAATAGGTTAATTTCCGAGGATGTTGTTTGGGACAAGGTAATTAATGTTAGGGGACAGCATGTAAGGCCGTATATTGTTGGGGACTGGTGTTTCCCTTTGCTGCCATTTTTGCTCACGCCATTTAGTTACAATAGAACGGGAACACCTGCACAGAATACATTTGATGAAGCTTTGATGAAAGGGAGAAAGGCAGTGGAAGAGGCAATTGGGTTGCTGAAAGGGAGGTGGAAGATTCTACAAGATTTGAATGTGGGATTAAATCATGCGCCTCAAACAATAGTTGCATGTTGCGTGTTGCACAATTTATGCCAGATTGCTAGGGAACCAGAACCTGAAGTGTGGCAGGATCCGGAAGAAAATGGGCAGGCTCCTCGAGTGTTGGAGAATGAAAAATCCTTGTACTACTATGGGGAGAGCTTGAGGCAGGCTTTGGCTGATGATCTGTATCAACGACTTCCATCGAGATGA
- the LOC140892654 gene encoding probable carboxylesterase 7: MDPQSGLIAHDFSPFFRVHNTGRIERFLHHDFLPPSKHPVTGVVSKDVVVSPRNGVKARVYLPPTGVPGKKLPLIIYVHGGAFSIESAFSSQYHNYVNSLAAESGSVVVSVEYRLAPEHPIPACYDDCWDATKWVDSHSRVGQGDDPWITDYVDFKRVFLAGDSAGANIAHEIVVRAGGESELGIEFTGLILVHPYFGIGNTEHLWNFICPETIGANDSRLNPAAHKKLLSNLRCERVLVCVAGKDFLKERGVKYHEALKNSEWNGVAEFFETEGEGHVFHLREPNSEKAPLLMKRVVEFVNKE, translated from the coding sequence ATGGATCCCCAATCCGGCCTCATAGCCCACGATTTCTCGCCCTTTTTCCGTGTTCACAACACCGGCCGAATCGAAAGATTCTTGCACCACGATTTCCTTCCCCCGTCCAAGCATCCGGTCACCGGCGTCGTGTCCAAAGACGTCGTTGTTTCGCCGCGAAACGGGGTTAAAGCCCGGGTTTACCTCCCTCCGACGGGAGTTCCGGGCAAGAAACTGCCCCTCATCATATACGTCCACGGCGGCGCTTTCTCCATCGAGTCCGCCTTCTCTTCGCAGTACCATAACTACGTCAATTCCCTGGCTGCGGAGTCTGGTTCCGTCGTCGTGTCGGTTGAATACAGGCTGGCACCGGAGCACCCGATCCCGGCTTGCTACGACGATTGTTGGGATGCTACGAAATGGGTCGATTCTCACTCCCGCGTCGGGCAAGGGGATGACCCTTGGATCACTGATTACGTCGATTTCAAACGGGTTTTCTTGGCGGGCGACAGCGCCGGTGCCAACATAGCTCACGAAATCGTGGTCCGTGCGGGCGGAGAGTCCGAATTGGGCATCGAATTCACTGGTCTGATTCTGGTCCACCCGTATTTCGGGATCGGGAATACGGAACACCTGTGGAATTTCATCTGCCCGGAAACGATTGGCGCAAACGATTCACGGCTGAACCCGGCTGCCCATAAGAAGCTGCTGTCGAATCTGCGGTGCGAGAGGGTGCTGGTTTGCGTTGCGGGGAAGGATTTCTTGAAGGAAAGGGGCGTAAAGTATCACGAGGCGTTGAAGAACAGCGAGTGGAATGGCGTGGCCGAGTTTTTCGAGACAGAGGGAGAGGGGCATGTGTTCCATTTGCGGGAGCCGAATTCTGAGAAGGCTCCATTGTTGATGAAACGAGTGGTTGAGTTCGTGAACAAGGAGTAG
- the LOC140893121 gene encoding probable carboxylesterase 5 — protein MDHNSDNITHDFPPFFRVHDTGRVERYVEHDFLPPSKHPKTGVVSKDVVVSPRNNVTARIYLPRTESRGRKLPLIIYVHGGGFSIESAFSSRYHNYVGSLAAESRSVVVSVEYRLAPEHPIPACYEDCWAATKWVVSHSRVGQGEEPWMTDHVDFGRVFVAGDSAGANIAHEMVVRSGAEPESGIKIAGMVLIHPFFGNGNAAKIWDFICPGTTGPKDPRLYPAAHRKLLSNLRCERVLVCVAEKDLLKERGVMYHQALKKSDWNGLVELFETHGEGHVFHLLEPESQKAPLLMKRVVEFINKEFVPSLL, from the coding sequence ATGGATCACAATTCAGACAACATCACCCACGATTTCCCACCATTCTTCCGCGTCCACGACACCGGCCGCGTCGAAAGATACGTGGAGCATGATTTCCTGCCGCCGTCTAAGCATCCGAAAACCGGCGTCGTTTCCAAAGACGTCGTCGTTTCGCCGCGAAACAATGTGACGGCCCGGATTTACCTCCCAAGAACCGAATCGCGGGGCCGGAAACTGCCACTCATCATCTACGTCCACGGCGGAGGTTTCTCGATCGAATCGGCCTTCTCTTCACGGTACCACAACTACGTCGGTTCCCTTGCCGCCGAATCCAGATCCGTCGTCGTGTCAGTCGAATACAGGCTGGCACCGGAGCACCCGATTCCAGCTTGCTACGAGGATTGCTGGGCTGCGACGAAATGGGTGGTGTCTCATTCCCGGGTCGGGCAAGGGGAGGAGCCTTGGATGACCGATCACGTCGATTTCGGCCGGGTTTTCGTGGCGGGGGACAGCGCCGGTGCGAATATAGCTCATGAGATGGTGGTCCGTTCCGGTGCGGAACCCGAATCGGGCATCAAAATCGCGGGGATGGTTCTGATTCACCCGTTTTTCGGGAATGGGAATGCTGCCAAGATCTGGGATTTCATCTGCCCGGGAACGACGGGCCCGAAGGATCCGAGGCTTTATCCGGCGGCGCATAGGAAGCTGTTGTCGAATCTGCGGTGCGAGAGGGTGCTTGTTTGCGTTGCGGAGAAGGATTTGTTGAAGGAAAGGGGTGTGATGTATCATCAAGCGTTGAAGAAGAGTGATTGGAATGGGTTGGTTGAGTTGTTCGAGACACACGGAGAGGGGCATGTCTTCCATTTGTTGGAGCCAGAATCTCAAAAGGCTCCATTGTTGATGAAGCGAGTGGTTGAGTTCATTAACAAGGAGTTTGTTCCTTCGTTGCTGTAG
- the LOC140891977 gene encoding B3 domain-containing protein Os01g0234100-like isoform X1 — protein MAVSPKHACEKTPVSSSSKSNLKKIWGVQKNLKQNRATWEIKKNLAERRLMDLDDLQNKNADARNVVSPTVCYEAKPIASFDPDDCVGTATSAMARALNIQKMVSPQSPSFLKLMLGSHVSGGFWLGLPKRFCDFHLPKQDDTIVLVDENEQEYNTRYLVNKNGLSGGWRGFSIAHKLLEGDVLIFQVVEPHKLKVYIVRASSLTEVDGARGHLKSETEIKPVKTVHEPEDNSSGRAKIAKRKYLEPIEEEDKKIILPFHDVIVADRSGKIHNDLGSEDAEHIRFSQTNIKFKDIKCFEDFNIHVNGVFLNSEVPAHLRIKYFELCRSQSKFLHENLVGGLNSKLVTGMISEIISTADAIKSARLTTPLSHLEAWEKTLKAFEDLGMAVGFLRSRVHQLVTLSQESQDVMESKKKERDDVQGEMKALEAKLLNVKAVVKSLNAEIHNLEVEHRALGVVFRDIARGAW, from the exons ATGGCTGTTTCTCCAAAACATGCCTGTGAAAAAACCCCTGTTTCTTCTTCGTCCAAGTCAAAT CTTAAGAAGATTTGGGGAGTTCAGAAAAATTTGAAGCAAAACAGGGCGACATGGGAGATCAAGAAAAACTTGGCCGAGAGAAGGCTGATGGATCTTGATGATCTTCAGAATAAGAAT GCAGATGCCAGAAATGTTGTTTCGCCTACTGTATG TTATGAAGCTAAGCCGATCGCAAGCTTTGATCCTGATGATTGCGTTGGCACTGCAACCTCTGCAATGGCGCGGGCACTAAATATTCAGAAAATGGTATCACCACAATCCCCTAGTTTTTTAAAACTAATGCTTGGATCCCATGTCAGCGGAGGATTTTGGTTG GGTTTACCAAAGCGTTTTTGTGACTTTCATTTGCCAAAGCAAGATGATACTATTGTTTTGGTGGATGAGAACGAACAAGAATACAATACGAGGTACTTGGTAAACAAAAATGGACTGAGTGGTGGATGGCGAGGTTTCTCCATTGCTCATAAATTGCTCGAGGGAGATGTCTTAATATTCCAAGTTGTCGAGCCTCACAAACTTAAG GTGTATATTGTGAGAGCTAGCAGTTTAACAGAAGTCGATGGGGCTAGAGGTCATCTCAAATCAGAGACGGAGATTAAGCCTG TGAAAACAGTCCATGAGCCAGAAGATAATTCAAGTGGACGTGCTAAAATAGCTAAGAGGAAATATCTGGAGCCCATTGAAGAAGAAGATAAAAAGATTATCTTACCTTTTCATGATGTCATTGTTGCTGATCGATCTGGCAAGATCCACAATGATCTTGGATCCGAAGATGCGGAACACATCAGATTTTCTCAAACCAACATCAAATTTAAAGACATCAAGTGTTTCGAAGATTTCAACATCCATGTGAATGGCGTATTTCTCAACTCCGAAGTTCCTGCACATCTTAGAATAAAGTATTTCGAACTCTGTCGTAGTCAAAGCAAGTTTCTTCATGAAAATCTCGTGGGGGGCCTAAATAGTAAGCTGGTCACAGGAATGATCTCTGAGATTATTAGCACAGCAGATGCTATCAAATCTGCCAGGCTTACCACACCTCTGAGTCACTTAGAAGCTTGGGAGAAAACGCTGAAAGCGTTTGAGGATTTAGGCATGGCAGTTGGATTTCTACGATCACGGGTACATCAGCTAGTTACCCTTTCGCAAGAATCACAGGATGTGATGGAATCAAAGAAAAAGGAGAGAGACGACGTCCAAGGCGAAATGAAAGCTCTTGAGGCAAAGCTTCTGAATGTTAAGGCAGTGGTTAAAAGCCTAAATGCAGAGATCCATAATCTTGAGGTCGAACACCGAGCGCTTGGGGTTGTTTTCAGAGACATCGCTCGCGGTGCATGGTGA
- the LOC140891977 gene encoding B3 domain-containing protein Os01g0234100-like isoform X2 → MAVSPKHACEKTPVSSSSKSNLKKIWGVQKNLKQNRATWEIKKNLAERRLMDLDDLQNKNADARNVVSPTVCYEAKPIASFDPDDCVGTATSAMARALNIQKMVSPQSPSFLKLMLGSHVSGGFWLGLPKRFCDFHLPKQDDTIVLVDENEQEYNTRYLVNKNGLSGGWRGFSIAHKLLEGDVLIFQVVEPHKLKVYIVRASSLTEVDGARGHLKSETEIKPVHEPEDNSSGRAKIAKRKYLEPIEEEDKKIILPFHDVIVADRSGKIHNDLGSEDAEHIRFSQTNIKFKDIKCFEDFNIHVNGVFLNSEVPAHLRIKYFELCRSQSKFLHENLVGGLNSKLVTGMISEIISTADAIKSARLTTPLSHLEAWEKTLKAFEDLGMAVGFLRSRVHQLVTLSQESQDVMESKKKERDDVQGEMKALEAKLLNVKAVVKSLNAEIHNLEVEHRALGVVFRDIARGAW, encoded by the exons ATGGCTGTTTCTCCAAAACATGCCTGTGAAAAAACCCCTGTTTCTTCTTCGTCCAAGTCAAAT CTTAAGAAGATTTGGGGAGTTCAGAAAAATTTGAAGCAAAACAGGGCGACATGGGAGATCAAGAAAAACTTGGCCGAGAGAAGGCTGATGGATCTTGATGATCTTCAGAATAAGAAT GCAGATGCCAGAAATGTTGTTTCGCCTACTGTATG TTATGAAGCTAAGCCGATCGCAAGCTTTGATCCTGATGATTGCGTTGGCACTGCAACCTCTGCAATGGCGCGGGCACTAAATATTCAGAAAATGGTATCACCACAATCCCCTAGTTTTTTAAAACTAATGCTTGGATCCCATGTCAGCGGAGGATTTTGGTTG GGTTTACCAAAGCGTTTTTGTGACTTTCATTTGCCAAAGCAAGATGATACTATTGTTTTGGTGGATGAGAACGAACAAGAATACAATACGAGGTACTTGGTAAACAAAAATGGACTGAGTGGTGGATGGCGAGGTTTCTCCATTGCTCATAAATTGCTCGAGGGAGATGTCTTAATATTCCAAGTTGTCGAGCCTCACAAACTTAAG GTGTATATTGTGAGAGCTAGCAGTTTAACAGAAGTCGATGGGGCTAGAGGTCATCTCAAATCAGAGACGGAGATTAAGCCTG TCCATGAGCCAGAAGATAATTCAAGTGGACGTGCTAAAATAGCTAAGAGGAAATATCTGGAGCCCATTGAAGAAGAAGATAAAAAGATTATCTTACCTTTTCATGATGTCATTGTTGCTGATCGATCTGGCAAGATCCACAATGATCTTGGATCCGAAGATGCGGAACACATCAGATTTTCTCAAACCAACATCAAATTTAAAGACATCAAGTGTTTCGAAGATTTCAACATCCATGTGAATGGCGTATTTCTCAACTCCGAAGTTCCTGCACATCTTAGAATAAAGTATTTCGAACTCTGTCGTAGTCAAAGCAAGTTTCTTCATGAAAATCTCGTGGGGGGCCTAAATAGTAAGCTGGTCACAGGAATGATCTCTGAGATTATTAGCACAGCAGATGCTATCAAATCTGCCAGGCTTACCACACCTCTGAGTCACTTAGAAGCTTGGGAGAAAACGCTGAAAGCGTTTGAGGATTTAGGCATGGCAGTTGGATTTCTACGATCACGGGTACATCAGCTAGTTACCCTTTCGCAAGAATCACAGGATGTGATGGAATCAAAGAAAAAGGAGAGAGACGACGTCCAAGGCGAAATGAAAGCTCTTGAGGCAAAGCTTCTGAATGTTAAGGCAGTGGTTAAAAGCCTAAATGCAGAGATCCATAATCTTGAGGTCGAACACCGAGCGCTTGGGGTTGTTTTCAGAGACATCGCTCGCGGTGCATGGTGA
- the LOC140891002 gene encoding uncharacterized protein isoform X1 → MGSRKLKEKLLQRGTSNGAALGICSGQAHPLCAESEKRKKMKKKMPMESKKSKNSKTLKSKNKKALSNDSKKSRSIARKRTRYSDIYDDVEAKFSVMERAERVLTHLENGLPYFVKCMLPSNVAHGFWLHLPKKFCTLYFPSRDSTICLVDEWGNEYKTSYLLERHGLSAGWRGFSISHRLLKGDILIFHLIEPCKLKVHIVRVNRSEIVSAALCLMNLDASRRGTDDSEDLVKKSNKKRKKTEYVEPFLLDISAPTKTCEVKNEPCSNLESKGDDFSSKIIQGSSPITNQLKANDLCYPETLMLRDHPRGIVTCI, encoded by the exons ATGGGAAGCaggaaattgaaagaaaaattacTTCAGAGGGGGACTTCAAACGGGGCAGCTCTTGGTATTTGTTCCGGACAAGCACACCCGTTATGTGCTGAATCCGAG aaaaggaagaagatgaagaagaaaATGCCGATGGAAAGCAAGAAATCGAAGAACTCTAAAACCCTCAAATCTAAGAATAAAAAA GCATTGTCGAATGATTCCAAGAAATCAAGAAG TATTGCACGGAAGAGGACCAGGTATAGTGACATATATGATGATGTTGAAGCTAAATTTTCCGTCATGGAGAGAGCAGAGAGAGTACTGACACATTTAGAGAATGGACTTCCCTACTTTGTGAAGTGTATGCTTCCGTCAAATGttgctcatggattttggctg CATCTTCCTAAAAAGTTCTGCACCCTCTATTTTCCCAGTCGTGATAGCACTATTTGTTTGGTGGATGAATGGGGAAATGAATATAAAACATCTTATCTTTTGGAGAGGCATGGTTTGAGTGCCGGATGGAGAGGGTTTTCTATATCCCACAGATTACTAAAAGGCGATATATTGATTTTCCATTTGATTGAACCTTGCAAACTAAAG GTACACATAGTGAGAGTTAATCGTTCAGAAATCGTGAGTGCGGCACTTTGTCTCATGAATTTGGATGCATCCCGCAGAGGAACTGATGATTCTG AGGATCTTGTGAAGAAAAGCAACAAGAAGCGTAAGAAAACGGAGTATGTGGAGCCATTTCTGCTTGATATTTCTGCGCCAACCAAGACCTGTGAAGTAAAAAATGAACCATGCTCAAATTTGGAAAGCAAAGGCGATGATTTTAGCTCCAaaattattcaag GTTCTTCTCCTATTACCAATCAGCTCAAGGCCAACGACCTCTGCTATCCGGAGACATTAATGTTGCGCGATCACCCTCGAGGGATTGTCACTTGTATATAG
- the LOC140891002 gene encoding uncharacterized protein isoform X2 — MGSRKLKEKLLQRGTSNGAALGICSGQAHPLCAESEKRKKMKKKMPMESKKSKNSKTLKSKNKKALSNDSKKSRSIARKRTRYSDIYDDVEAKFSVMERAERVLTHLENGLPYFVKCMLPSNVAHGFWLHLPKKFCTLYFPSRDSTICLVDEWGNEYKTSYLLERHGLSAGWRGFSISHRLLKGDILIFHLIEPCKLKVHIVRVNRSEIVSAALCLMNLDASRRGTDDSEDLVKKSNKKRKKTEYVEPFLLDISAPTKTCEVKNEPCSNLESKGDDFSSKIIQGSPITNQLKANDLCYPETLMLRDHPRGIVTCI, encoded by the exons ATGGGAAGCaggaaattgaaagaaaaattacTTCAGAGGGGGACTTCAAACGGGGCAGCTCTTGGTATTTGTTCCGGACAAGCACACCCGTTATGTGCTGAATCCGAG aaaaggaagaagatgaagaagaaaATGCCGATGGAAAGCAAGAAATCGAAGAACTCTAAAACCCTCAAATCTAAGAATAAAAAA GCATTGTCGAATGATTCCAAGAAATCAAGAAG TATTGCACGGAAGAGGACCAGGTATAGTGACATATATGATGATGTTGAAGCTAAATTTTCCGTCATGGAGAGAGCAGAGAGAGTACTGACACATTTAGAGAATGGACTTCCCTACTTTGTGAAGTGTATGCTTCCGTCAAATGttgctcatggattttggctg CATCTTCCTAAAAAGTTCTGCACCCTCTATTTTCCCAGTCGTGATAGCACTATTTGTTTGGTGGATGAATGGGGAAATGAATATAAAACATCTTATCTTTTGGAGAGGCATGGTTTGAGTGCCGGATGGAGAGGGTTTTCTATATCCCACAGATTACTAAAAGGCGATATATTGATTTTCCATTTGATTGAACCTTGCAAACTAAAG GTACACATAGTGAGAGTTAATCGTTCAGAAATCGTGAGTGCGGCACTTTGTCTCATGAATTTGGATGCATCCCGCAGAGGAACTGATGATTCTG AGGATCTTGTGAAGAAAAGCAACAAGAAGCGTAAGAAAACGGAGTATGTGGAGCCATTTCTGCTTGATATTTCTGCGCCAACCAAGACCTGTGAAGTAAAAAATGAACCATGCTCAAATTTGGAAAGCAAAGGCGATGATTTTAGCTCCAaaattattcaagg TTCTCCTATTACCAATCAGCTCAAGGCCAACGACCTCTGCTATCCGGAGACATTAATGTTGCGCGATCACCCTCGAGGGATTGTCACTTGTATATAG
- the LOC140892816 gene encoding calmodulin-like protein 30, which produces MSSFSFLDIQYNLSKRKFLKKPSRMFSGGGDYRQSSGSTTLPIYLPSMQELRQVFNKFDTNKDGKISPEEYKAILKALGKKNLLTREVQKIFEVADLDGDGYIDFHEFVEVQKKGGGVKTVDLQQAFRAFDKDNDGKITVEEVYELLHKLGERCSLNDCRKMVRAVDTNGDDVIDNDEFMNMMTRTMITY; this is translated from the coding sequence ATGTCGAGTTTCAGCTTTCTAGACATCCAATACAACCTCTCCAAGAGAAAATTCTTGAAGAAACCTTCAAGAATGTTTTCAGGAGGAGGAGATTACAGGCAAAGCTCGGGTTCGACGACGTTACCTATTTACTTACCGAGCATGCAAGAACTGAGACAGGTGTTCAACAAATTCGACACCAACAAAGATGGAAAGATATCTCCAGAGGAGTACAAGGCCATACTCAAGGCACTAGGCAAAAAGAATCTCCTCACGAGAGAAGTGCAGAAGATTTTCGAGGTCGCGGATTTGGACGGGGACGGATACATCGATTTCCACGAATTCGTGGAAGTGCAGAAGAAGGGAGGTGGAGTGAAGACCGTGGATTTGCAACAAGCGTTCCGGGCCTTCGACAAAGACAACGACGGGAAAATCACTGTCGAAGAAGTTTACGAGCTGCTGCATAAACTTGGGGAGAGATGCAGCTTGAATGATTGTCGGAAAATGGTGAGAGCTGTGGATACTAATGGGGATGATGTGATTGATAACGATGAATTCATGAACATGATGACTCGTACTATGATCACTTACTAG